One Ricinus communis isolate WT05 ecotype wild-type chromosome 1, ASM1957865v1, whole genome shotgun sequence DNA window includes the following coding sequences:
- the LOC8270642 gene encoding uncharacterized protein LOC8270642: MVSMAAPTTSAYCGYYYKTRSKNFNGLIRPRVILSQQQNDNDNNNKPSDQIARREIILRSSEIAVVGAIFNLSGKKPEYLGVQKNQQALALCPATKNCISTSENISDLTHYTPPWNYNGNRKKPVNKEVAMKELLQVIQSTKPDKFTPRVAEKSDDYVHVEYQSPILGLVDDVEFWFPPGNNSTVEYRSASRLGNFDFDYNRKRIKTLREELEKKGWASADSF, translated from the exons ATGGTATCAATGGCAGCTCCAACAACAAGCGCCTATTGTGGCTACTATTACAAGACTCGCAGCAAAAACTTTAATGGCTTAATCCGTCCACGAGTTATCCTTTCTCAACAGCAAAACGACAACGACAACAACAATAAACCAAGCGACCAAATTGCTCGAAG GGAAATCATATTGAGGAGCAGCGAAATAGCAGTAGTTGGTGCCATTTTCAATCTCAG TGGAAAAAAGCCTGAATATTTGGGAGTACAGAAGAATCAACAAGCATTAGCTCTGTGTCCGGCTACTAAGAATTGTATTTCAACTTCTGAAAATATCAGCGATCTTACTCATTATACTCCGCCTTG GAATTACAACGGGAACAGAAAAAAGCCGGTGAATAAAGAAGTGGCAATGAAGGAGCTTCTTCAAGTG ATACAATCAACAAAACCGGATAAATTTACACCCCGGGTTGCAGAGAAGAGTGATGATTACGTGCATGTGGAATACCAAAGTCCAATTTTAGGG TTAGTGGATGACGTCGAGTTTTGGTTCCCACCGGGCAATAACTCCACTGTGGAGTATAGATCTGCATCACGGTTAGGGAACTTCGACTTTGACTACAACAGAAAGAGAATCAAG ACATTGCGAGAAGAATTAGAGAAGAAGGGATGGGCTTCTGCAGACAGCTTCTAA
- the LOC8270641 gene encoding proteasome subunit beta type-1, protein MTKQQANWSPYDNNGGSCVAIAGADYCVIAADTRMSTGYNILTRDYSKICQLAEKSVMASSGFQADVQALQKHLKAKHLIYQHQHNKQMSCPAMGQLLSNTLYFKRFFPYYAFNVLGGLDSEGKGCVYTYDAVGSYERVGYSAQGSGSTLIMPFLDNQLKSPSPLLLPAQDAVTPLSEPEAVDLVKTVFASATERDIYTGDKVEIVVLNADGIRREYMELRKD, encoded by the exons ATGACTAAGCAACAAGCTAACTGGTCGCCCTACGATAACAATGGAGG ATCTTGTGTTGCAATAGCCGGCGCCGATTACTGTGTTATCGCTGCTGACACACGTATGTCCACTGGATACAATATTCTCACTCGAGATTACTCCAAAATCTGTCAACT TGCTGAAAAAAGTGTAATGGCATCTTCTGGCTTTCAAGCTGATGTCCAGGCTCTACAGAAGCATCTAAAAGCAAAGCACTTG ATATATCAGCATCAGCACAACAAGCAGATGAGCTGCCCTGCCATGGGTCAGCTACTATCCAACACTCTCTACTTCAAACGCTTCTTTCCTTATTATGCTTTTAACGTTCTAGGTGGCCTTGACAGTGAAG GAAAAGGTTGTGTCTATACTTATGATGCTGTTGGTTCCTATGAGAGGGTTGGATACAGTGCCCAGGGTTCTGGTTCCACTCTTATTATGCCATTTCTGGACAATCAACTAAAGTCTCCCAGCCCTCTCTTATTGCCTGCCCAG GATGCTGTAACTCCTCTTTCAGAACCAGAAGCTGTTGATTTGGTGAAAACTGTTTTTGCTTCTGCAACCGAGAGGGATATATATACT GGAGACAAGGTTGAAATTGTCGTTCTAAATGCTGATGGTATTCGTCGGGAGTATATGGAACTTAGGAAAGATTGA
- the LOC8270643 gene encoding uncharacterized protein LOC8270643 has product MKTGKVPTFVKYIFPSLSFPLLILFSSSLSSSSSSSSVFDKHDKFLVSTYDLMVVMRKSSGVSLFFMLSFIIITISLGSGSNSSPTPRTAGDHLDGFFPYSSLVYEMNNMIIKKEEQLDQDHLLKYYDDSSSSSGDDYEEDDGYEQDNEDDIGIDIEELYNSEGENDDKDLDRRIEEFIAKVNQKWREELITDRLLCLPAAY; this is encoded by the coding sequence ATGAAGACAGGAAAAGTGCCTACATTTGTAAAATATATCTTCCCTTCTCTTAGTTTCCCTCTTCtgattcttttctcttcatcactctcctcctcctcctcatcatcatcagtTTTTGATAAACATGATAAATTTCTTGTCTCCACCTATGATCTTATGGTTGTGATGAGAAAGTCCAGTGGTGTATCCTTGTTCTTCATGCTTAGCTTTATCATTATCACCATATCTCTTGGAAGTGGAAGTAACAGTTCTCCTACACCTCGTACCGCAGGAGATCATCTTGACGGGTTTTTTCCTTACTCTTCTTTAGTGTATGAAATGAATAACATGATCATCAAGAAAGAAGAACAGCTTGATCAGGATCATCTCCTTAAATATTATGATgatagtagtagtagtagtggTGATGACTATGAGGAAGATGATGGATATGAACAGGACAATGAAGATGATATTGGCATTGATATAGAGGAATTGTATAATAGTGAAGGTGAGAATGATGATAAAGATTTGGACAGGAGGATAGAGGAGTTTATAGCAAAGGTGAATCAGAAATGGAGGGAGGAGTTGATTACTGACAGGCTTCTTTGCTTGCCAGCTGCTTattaa